The Macaca fascicularis isolate 582-1 chromosome 14, T2T-MFA8v1.1 genome contains the following window.
ATGCTTAAGCTGGATAGCGTGATGATTACtccaacaacaatgaaaaatacCAGCTCATTGATATGTGTGCTGGTGCAGGAGAGCTGCAAGAGGGGGAGAACTTCACACAGATAATGGTCAATGACGTTGGAATCACAGAAGCTCAATCTCAGCATGCTTCCAGTGTGGGCCATGGCCCCAGCAAACCCTACCACATATGAACCAAACATCAGCAGAAAGCAGACCCTTGGGGACATGGAGACCATGTACAGCAGGGGGTTGCAGATGGCCATATAGCGATCATAGGCCATTGATACCAACACATAGCACTCAGAATTGacgaagaaacagaagaaaaatagctGAGTCATGCATCCCACATAAGAGATGATACTTTCTGACACAAAGTCATTCAGCATTTTGGGGGTAAACACACAGGAATAACAGAGATCTATAAAGGACAAATTGAAGAGGAAAAAGTACATGGGGGTGTGAAGGCTCGGATTTATCCCAATTAGG
Protein-coding sequences here:
- the OR8B4 gene encoding olfactory receptor 8B4, with product MTLRNSSSVTEFILVGLSEQLELHLPLFLLFLGIYVLTVVGNLGLITLIGINPSLHTPMYFFLFNLSFIDLCYSCVFTPKMLNDFVSESIISYVGCMTQLFFFCFFVNSECYVLVSMAYDRYMAICNPLLYMVSMSPRVCFLLMFGSYVVGFAGAMAHTGSMLRLSFCDSNVIDHYLCEVLPLLQLSCTSTHINELVFFIVVGVIITLSSLSIVISYALILSNILRIPSAEGRSKAFSTCSSHIIAVALFFGSGAFTYFTASFPSSVNHGRFASVFYTNVVPMLNPLIYSLRNKDVKLALGKTLKRVPF